GAGTGAAAAGTGCAAAGAGCCAGCAATCTCTGGCGCCATCgtagatttttaaataaaatgcgAGAAATTAAAGCAAAGATTTGGAATTTCTCCAGCTGATAACTCCCGTCTAAGGGCTCAGTTTCCACTTGCCCACTCAGCCACGTTCTCCCTGGTGCGGGAAATTGGCCAGGCCCTGGAACTTCCACTGCTGTCACTGCAGCCTTGACCTGTGCATCTGTCCTGCACTGGGCCTCATCTGTCACCGATGCCACCtaccgctgctgctgctgctctgaTTCTGGGGGTCAAAGCGATGGTGGAGAGTGGCTGCTGGTCGCTGTTGTAACattgtacctgcatttaccactgcctctggcagttcatcccagaTATGCACCGCATTCTGGTGTGGGAAAAGTTTCCCCTCggattgtttttaaatttttctccccTCAACTTaagcctgtgccctctagtttttgaactcgcctaccctggggaaaagacctttactattcacctcatccatgtcctgcatggttttataaacctctgtaaggtcacccctcagcctctgacactccaaggagAAAGAACAGTcatagcctctccttgtaactcaaaccgtccatttccaacaacttcctggtaaatcttttctgcacttttctcaatttaataacattcttcctgtagcaaagcgaccagaactgtacacagttctccacAAATGGCCTGGAGCAAGGGTTTGTGGGCTTGTCAAGATTGCAGGGAAGCCAGTATGGGTTGGGCGTGCCCGCAGGTACTTGAGATCATATTcaattaacttttttaaaattaattagacCCAATGCATATCATTGAGCTCAGGGTTGATGTATGAATGACATGTCTGAAAATTAGAATGTGGTCATCAAAGATTTGGCTAAGTTTATGGAGGCTGGGTGATTGGAGGATTGACAGGTCACCATTGGAATAATTGAGTTTAGATGAAGCAAAGTACTGGTGAGAATTTGCACTGGCGGGCTCAGGTAGACCAAGGTGGAGTTAGGCTAGCCTAACGGTAGAGAGGATATGAGACCAAACCATCCAGTTCAGCTTCAGGCAGGagtcttcaaccatttcttggtaACTGGATGAGAgaatggcagatacagtttaatgtTGATGTAGAGATTCTAATTCAGTGTGTAACAGATAAATGCCATCAAGCGCAATATTTAACTGCAGTGAAAATAAACAATTAAGGTGCTGGTTTTCAGAGAGATTGATGGTCAGTGTAAGGAAATTGAATAATGTGCACTTCTGGGGATGTAGTCACATGGAAAAGATTGCTACAAAGGGAATTCAACACCTTCTCATGGTGCTGTGTGAATTGTATTCCCGTTCTGAGTTGGTTTCTTGTGCATCAGTCCTGACGAATGCAAGAGAAGGAGCTTTGTCTCTCTTAGGCTACATTTAAGTTTTGTACCTCTAAGCACTCTCTCTTTCAAAAGAAAGATCTTTTAACCAAGTTGTTTTCAAGAACTAGTAATTTTTCAAGTTGTCATGGTAtatgttgggcctgtactccttgtaaaagcaaaatgttgtggGCACCTGGTCAAAAGATTTGATGACGTTGAACTAGGTAATATTTTGCTTGACTGAAGAGTTTAAAAGTTAGAGAAGGTGACGTTGAAAAGTAGGAAGTTCAGAGTGTGAAGAGCAGCTGGAGTAGGGCTGTGAAATGGCAATAATGGGCCTGAGAAAGTCCCAGGAATGAATGCTACAGTGGCCTGCAGGAGAAAGGAAGTATACAAGTCTTTAGCGATCTTACAAAGCGTAGAGGTTTTTACATTTTACTTCTTGTTGCTAAAATATTGGAGAAAAGGCGAGAGATGGCTTCTGGGAAAGTTATTAGGCACATCAAAAGTAGGGATGTGAAGGCATTAGGGCTGAAGGTCAGTGTTAATATGATAGAAATCAGCAGATAGTGTTTCCAAATAAAGGCAAAATGAAGACAGAATTTGTCGTCCTAGATGCCTTTGAAGgcaattaattacttttgaactGTGGCTGACTTTGTAGTATGGGAAATGCGATAGCTGATGTGCACATAACATGATTTTATAGTCATTAGCGTACTTATTTTCGCATTGTCTACTTTTCCATACCTGTTCAGGTAAAATTGTCCAGAACATTATCCCTAACCTCCCTGCTTTTTATGCTGTTTTAGCTCCACCACACAGAGCAGATGAGGCCTCTGTTTATCATCTTGTCAAACAGGCTacttctctgacagtgcagcgctctgttgatcatgaaatccctacagaaaggaagcaggtcattcagcccattgagtccacacagaccctccaaagagcatcccatctactTCCACCCCtcttagtatggccaatccatctaacctgcacatctttggactgtgggaagaaacaagagcacccggaggaaacccaagcagacacagggagaacgtgcaaactcgacacagacagtagcttgagggtggaattgagctcaggtccctggtgttgtgaggcagcagtgctaaccactgagcctccgtgcTGCCTCCTGACatttggaattaaaacaaaagaaaatcatgaaaaaTGAATGCCACAAGCTACACTGCTAACTATTGtcggttgtccttgagaaggtggtgttgagctgatttttgaactgctgcagtctgcaaGGTGCAGGGACAGCCACAGTGGGTCTGGAGATGCATTCCAGGGTATTGACTGAGggccagtgaaggaatggcattgGAGTTCCTACTCAGGATGTTGTGACTTGAAGGGAAACCTTTTAGATAGTGAGGGTGTTTCCAGGTGTCTCCTCTTGGCTCCTGAGGTAGTAGAGTTCGTAGGCTTGGGAGATGTATTACTCCTCATTGGGGAGTAATGTTGGAAATCAAATCCTACTATTTCTGGAGTCAGCATAAAACATAATGATTTTAGAAAAATACACGAAGTTCCCAATTTACTTGCCTTCTGTACCCAGGGTAACAGAAAGCAtgaaccaggtttctgtacttaatgaAAGTTgttatttattataaataaagTCACTCTGGTTCCAGGTAAACAGCTATGAACCATTGGCATGTCACACTAGTGGTTAAAGCTCTTCCTATACACACAtgtagacagaaaaaaaaaatggtgttCTGGAtagagggaaagactgggaaggcagGTTAGTGGTTCTTGTCCCCATGACTGAGGTGATCCCTTTTGGCTTGTCAGGATATTACTTTTTGAGCTGCCATCCCAGATATTTTCACTTGCTTTCAATAGGCAGCACAAGCTGGTTCATGCCTTAGAAAGTCTCTGAGTTTAACAGTAAAGTGTAGGAAgttgtcatcagcagtgctatcaagtagcacctgctcagtgataacaatgtgtggagctggatgaacacagcaggccaagcagcatcttaggagcacaaaagctggcgtttcgggcctagacccttctaggtccaaaatgtcagcttttgtgctcctctggtgctgcttggcctgctgtgttcatccagctccacacattgttatctcagattctgcagcatctgcagttcccactatctctgatacaattttaacctgctcagtgatgtccagtctaggctctgccagggccactcagctcctgatctcattacagcctcagttcaaacatagacaaaagagctgaattccagaggtgagtgtGACAGCCCTCGACATGAATgttgcatttgacagagtgtgacaCCAAGAAGCTCGAACAAATCTGTGGGAGTCAAGAGCAAACACtctgctagttggagtcatacttggcacataggaagatggttgcggttgttgaaggtcagtcatctcaggtccagcatatctctgcaggagatAATGGGTTGCGTCCTAGGCccacccatcttcagctgtttcatcaatgacctttcctccatcataagatcagaagtggggatgttcactgattgcacaatgctcagcactattcgtgactcctcagatactgaagtggtCCATGGTCAAAAGATCTGGATGgtatccaggcctgggctgacaagtggcaagtaccaTTTGTGCCACATGAATGCCAGGCAATGAGGCAATCTCATCCCTACCTCTTAATATACAaaggtgttaccattactgaatctcccACGATTAACAACCTGGGGGtgaccattgaacagaaacttaaCTGAGCTTGCTacatgaacacagtggctacaagagcaggtcagaggctatgaatactcggtgagtaactcaactcctgactctccaaagactgtccaccatctacaagccacaagtcaggagtgtgatggaatactcactgcttgcctggatgggtgcagctttaacatcactcaaggagcttgacgcCATcccggacaaagcagcccgcttgatttgAACCACATCTGCAAgcttccacttcctccaccactgacggtCAGTTGTAGCAGTGCGTACTATCCataacatgcactgcagaaatttaccgaagttcctcagacagcatcacCCAaccccacggccacttccatctcgaaggacaagggcagcagatacatgggaatgccaaaAACTACAAAACCCCTTTAAGCCACAAACCACTCTGATTTGggaatgtatcaccattccttcgctgtcgctgggtcaaaatcctggaattccctccataatggcattgtgggtcaacctacagcagctggtctgtagtggttcaagaaggcagctcatggtTACCATCTTGAGGGGTGCTAGggattggcagtaaatgctggcccagccggcgATGCCCATGTCAcatgaatgaatcaagaaaagcTTACTGGTTAAACAGCCATAGCTTAAAGAATCTGAAGAGGCAAAATCAGACGGCCTTTCTTCAAGattgaaattcatttttttttactgcgGAGTAACTGCAGCTTGCTCCTTCTTGGACAGACAAAGTATTCTCCCCAAACATTCATGCCCACCAGCTTTTCAGTTACTTGGGAACCAATCACACTGGTGATAGACGGAAAGCCTTTGGCAGTGATACATGTACTGACCGTTCAGCTGCCTGTTGCTGGCTGAATCTCTAATTCCACACAGACCCCTAGCTCTAGCTTATCTGTTGCTAGACTTACCCACGACTGATAGAACAAGCAGCTATGTAAACTGCACTTGCAATAAGCATCAGGTAACTTGCTTCTAAGCAGTGCAGTAATTCTTCAATAAGCCTTGGTTTGGAGAACACACCTTTTCCCATTTCactccacaatcaaaaatacagaaaaaataaTAAGACATTGTTTTTacaggtgctgtcaaaggagtgtcggtgagttgctgcagtgcaccatGGTCCATATTGGTGACACTGTGTAGCAGTAAAGGATGGAGTGAATTTTAaagatggtggatggggtaccaGTCAAGAGCGCTACTGtggcctggatggtgttgaatttTTAAGtgtttttgagtgttgttagagctgcagtaatccaggcaagtggggagtattccaccgcattcctgacttgtggctCGTAGAcggtggacagtctttggggagaCTGGTGAGTTAATCACCATAGAATACCTGGTTTCTGATTTGCTTCAGTAGCTACACTGTTGGAGTTAGTGTGTCGGGTTGGATTCTGACTTGTTTTTCAGTGTCAAACTGGTGTCTGCGCATGGGgtcagggcatggatagggtgaaaagtcaCTGCCTTTATCCCAGGACAgggcggagtccaaaactagacgacatgggtttaaggtgagagagaaagatttaaaagggatctaagggctaatattttcacacagaggttagTGTGTGTacgaaatgagctgccagaggaagtggtggaggctggtacaattacaacatttaaaaggcatctggatgggtaagcGAGCAggacgggtttagagggatatgggccaaatgctggcaaagtaGGActcgatttatttaggatatctggtcagtatggaccagttggacagaagggtttgCTTCCATACTGTACTTCTAGCTGACTGTATGTCCTGTTTGAAATCTCCAATCTCATTCTCTTTTCAACTAGTTCTCTTTTTCTCCTGCCACCTCCAGGACGTTTCTCCACACGGAGGTTAAAGATGGAGTCCCTTCGAAGTTGGCGGACTCTCTGAGATGGTCGGCGGGAGCACACAACTGGATGCACTGGCGAATGCGCGACGACCCGAGCCTCCCCGATTCCAGCACTGTCCGCCTGACCAGCCCACCCACTTCCGCCCGTTCCGCAACCGAGAGCAAGAGATTGTGAACCGGACCCTCCGCTTCCTGGACGAGAGTGGATTTTACTGGGGCCCGCTTACTGTGGCTCAGGCTCATGCCATGCTGACAATGGAACCAGTGGGCACTTTCCTCGTTCGGGACAGCTCTCGGGCCAACCACTTGTTCAGCCTGAGCGTCCGGGCCGAGAATGGACCGGTCAGCATGCGGATCTTGTTTGAGAAAGAACACTTTTGGTTCAACGGTGCCTGCTTTGACTGCATTCTGAagctcctggagtactgtgtggacAGCACCCAGATAAAGCCCTTCAGGTTTGACTGCGGGGTCTCGGTGGTATTTTCCAAGCCCTTACGGAAAAACCCCATCCTGAATCTAAAGCAGTTGTGCAGGAAGAACATAATCGGCCATTTTGGCATTGAAAGCGTGCGGAAACTTCCCTTGGTGCCCCGGCTCCAGGAGTACATGGAGGAATTTCCGTTCAAACTGTAACCGAGGAATCGCCAAAGTTttctgtttggttttgtgaagccCAGGCGTGAAATAGATCGCTGGCGGCAGTTGAGAGTTTTGGGGGAAGGAGTGCATTCACGTGCAGTACGGAGCACAGGGCCTCCTGAGGATACCACAAGCGCCCTTCTGGTTTCTGTGCTCCCTCTGCCCTGGCGATGTGACGTAGGCGTGTCGTTGACTAGTGGATGTATATACGGGCACTGTGCAGTCCAGGAAGGGCCCATGCCCACAGCCAAGTGAGCTCTCCAGCACTTACTGCCTGAGCAAGGAGGCTGGGAAAAGACAGATTTTTCAGTCAATCATTTCTGAAGGATGTGCAGGCATCATTTTCATTCTTTCAAAGAAGACTGTGTCTTTGGTTCCATCTGTGAAGCCAGTGCTGAAGATTATTTAGTTGTGCAAAAGCATTACATTCTGCAGAATGAATTATTTTTGTCAGATGTTTTTAGTTTATATATTCATATCTATATTTTAATATGTAACTAAAAAAATGATTGTACTGGTTGGAATTTGGTACAGAAGGAGAGACTGTACAGAACAGAGTTGGTAATGCTCCATTTTATCTTGCAGATATTTTCCTATCAGCCAGCTCTTAGATGTCATGACGCAGCTCTGGGGCAGGTGGAATTTGAGCCCTGGCCTCCTGGCTTAGTGGCAGGGTCGCcactactgcaccacacaagaaCCCCCAATTCCATCAGCTACTGTGTTGGAATTTGAAACCATGCCTCCAGGGTATCAGTGTGAGATTTAGAATTGTTTTGACTGGGGATGCCACAACTACTGTACTGTTCCCTGACCCGTTCCCCCATTAGGGCAGCACCATGGCTCATATGTGCTTCATTGTGCCAGGCACCCAAgtttgactccaccctcgggcgactgtgcaaattccacacagatttTCTGCCtctatctgcatgggtttcctctgggcccGTTTACCTCTCCcggtccaaagatttgcaggttagatggattggccttgtgcatagtgtccagggatgtgcaagctgggttGATAAGCCATGGGAAACTTGATTAGGGCCATGGGTCAGTGTGGGATATTCtgtggagggttggtgtgaactcgatgggccaaacagcctgcttcaacactgtattGATCTTGTACTATGAGTGTTGCAGGCATCTTTCAGGGAGCAGGAAGGCCAAAGTATGTCAGGGGTCAGCTTCTGGCCTTGGCTAAAAATCCCACCCGCACTCATTACCTGATCTATTACGCAAAGAAGGGTGGCCTGGATAGGCAAATTAACTCCCGTCTTGCCCTGTCTTGCTACCCCAATACCAATGAAAAAACTCCTTAGCATAAATCTGCATTTTTGACAACAGGAACGCAAGAACCAGCACAAATGTAAATATAGTTTGGTAAATGAATCTGCCATTCAGAAAGAATCACCCAATGATCTCTCGATTGTTGTAGTGAAAGTATCTAAATCTGCTCAGGTCACCACGCAGTTCAGTGGACCGTCCCTTTGATTGGATTTTGGGCCGAAACTCGCTCTGTGATTGCTGTTATTTGTCAGTGCGGAACCATTGATCGATGCCACCTTGTTACTCTCTATGGTTCCATGCTTGTGGTTTGTTTATTCAAGTTTGTCAAACAGCTTAGACTTTTCACACCAAAGCTGAGCTTGTTCCACTGTCTTGATCCTGAGTGCACATCAAATCCCGGTTAGAATTTAAACAGAAGATTAATCCTAACCTTTGCTGTCTCCAGTGAATATGGTGAGCTCACTTGTAGCCAATCAGCTTTTTGGTACTCAAATTTTTATTTGAAAGGTATTTCTTAATAAAGAAAGGAAATAGTTGTTTGAAACAAGATGTTTCTTATTGATTTATTGCAAGTGTTGAGGTTAGTAATGGGGATGCTAGTTCCAATTGCAGTGAACAATAACAAATAGTTCTGATGGCCTAGATCATGTGATGCTCTGGGAGCCTATCATTTGGGATTCATATGATCAATGGATGACTTGACTGATGTCCCATGGATGTTAGAGTTGTCCTTTTAACTCAGTTCTTAATGCAGATGGGAGGAAAAGTTAGGTTTGGGGTCCAATATTTACTGGGTGAGAGGAACTTGTCACTTCCACTTTGGTTCAATTCAACCCCAATCAGACCAGTTTTAGGTAAAGAAAATCAAGTCATTTCTACACTTTGCATTCTTGGGAGAGACTGCCAAAAAACTGTCTTGTTCCTGAGTAGGTGACAACCCTGAGAGAGAATGATTGGTATCTATTGGGCTATGGGGTAGCCTCCAGGCAATCAGGGATGATTAACAGACAGTCAGAGAGGCTCACATTCCACCACAGAATAAAAGAATAGCTTGTGCGAGTTCTCTCCGATGTGTGCTTGATACTGTAGAAATTCATATTGTAGTTTGAAGGTATTGCAGTTTTTGCAACTTGGTTAAAAATTTGATGTATTTGAAAAGAGCAGTGTCTGGCTTACATAGTGGTTCCTCCTTCCTTTTTGTTTTGTCACTTCTTGGTGTGTTGAATGTTGAATTTGCACACATCCATAACAGATCAGATGCAATTTCAAAATTCCCTCTATCATCCACTAACACCGGCCACTGATGACTGCTTTCCTGAAGATCTCGTTCTCCATGTTCAGCAACCATGTGCTCTTTCTGAATCAATATGCATCAAGAAAAGCTGCACTCAACTTTGCTCCCGGGTCTCATGAGTCAGTGAGCATCCAACTCCATGATGACTATTGATGAGCTGTGAGAAAATATATCTATCTACTCCGTATTGGTAGGGCCAGATCTCAGGATCCTCATCTCACCATGCCCCCGTCTGCTTTTCAAAGTTGTCCAAACTTTCTTGAACAAATGAGGCCCTATCCCTTAGTTTTGGCCTAAGCTGGCTTCAATAATAGTCAGAGATGAGGTGTTCATACTGACCTGGGTACTTTGAGGAGGTGAAATTTAGTTAAGATTAACCCTataagtttgtttttttaaaaattgtttcatgggatgtggatgaaGCTGAGTTATCCATCCCTAATGAGTCAACTGCATTGcgatgggtctggagtctcatataggccagaccaggtaaggacagcagattccctttaaaggcattagtgaacgagaCTGATTTTTACAACAGCTGAGAGTGGCACATAATGGTTAGCTTTTCATTCCaattttattgaaattaaatttcaccatctgtcatgtgggatttgaatccatgtccccagagcattagctgagGGCTCTGGGTCACTAATCCAGTGATGTCACCATAATGCAAGAAGCCACAATAGGGAtgtgagaaagaaacagacagcATAGATCTCAGCTATTGCCTAGTTTAAACCACtttctagttctgaggaagggtcactctgatttctctccatagatgctgttagacctgctgagcttatctggctatttctgtttttgtaacggTGCAGACTGACTGTGCTTTTGCATGAGGGTGATTTGGAGGTAGTAAAAGCATAGGCCAGGGATGACAGGAAAGTTTTGTTGTCATTCATTGAGTGCACACCCGAGTGGATGAACGACCCTAAAATGGTAAGAATCTTACAGCGAAGAGGGAGCCCATTCAGaccactgtgtctgtgtctgccctTGGAGAGAGCTGGCCACTTAagctcattctcctgccttttctctcaACTTGtcaatttcttttgttctttgagcATCCACTTTCAAGTATCCACCTCCACTTTGAGAGCTGTTTTGGGCCCTACTTCCACCAGTATTGCTGACCAGGCATTTGCAGCTGAACAACCGTATCAATTGGAAAGCCAATTTCCTCCCCCAACCCCAATTCTTTTGATGATGTGGAACTGTACACTCCAATTTCCAGAACAGTTGCACCCAAATTTTCTGATGCAGGTCGAACTGTACATGTTTAAGAATAGGAGTAAACCCATTACCTTACAGCTTGATGCCACATGAGAACTGAACTGTCATGTTGCCGACAAATTCCAGAAAAGACACTACGAATCTCATGTAAACCAGACACTGCTGTTCAAAAAAAGAACCAAATATTTTAACATGGTTGTTTTGTTTGATATATTGTTTGTAATTCATTACAAATCAAGTTTCCCTTTGCACCAAGTGCAACTTAGCTGCTCTGTTTTATTGTATCATTTAGCACATGTACAGAATATTTATttgtgaattaaataaatatatttgtcTTAATGCGGCTTTGCTGACTTTGGTTTATTTCGGGGCTTTCCTGGATGGTGCAATGATGAATAGTTGGCAgcggaaggattttgtgaagcAGAGTGGGTATCTTATGTAAATAAAAAAGCGTTTTGCTTCACTGATTCCATAGAGCTCTTGGAATGAAGGACTCTGAGATGGCAATGAGTAAATAATTTGCAGGAACCTTTCTCCTCTTCAAGCAGAAGCTTGCATTTATCCGCATGATTTGGAACACTGCTTCACCTTACGTTCACCTCGCGTGTATATGTTCAGATCAAAACCCTTTTAGAGCTAGTTCCTCTCAGTGGGGAAACACCATCACTTGTTGGGTtagtgagatgttaatgggaaTACATCCCATTAATTGCTatgctccttatcttctcacacaggggtatgtggaaactgccttaaacttcctgcccaaataggattgggtgggaaatgtttgtaaaggtgtgagacttctgtaattctgtaaagGAATGAAACTTCTGTAAAGGTATGAACCTTCTGTTTCTACTCaagtggccaggtcagtgacctatgttcaagccagacactttggCTTGAAATCACATCCTGTCGTTATCAGTCACTTTGTGAACGATCAGTGCTCTATCCTGTTCTCTCTGTGTTccaaatgtagtaattgttttatgtaccAGCCAATTCAtagagtataaaaagcggggactgtctgaATCACTCCTGaaactcagcactctgtgccaggttgagTACAGCGATCCTCctcagcttgtacttgcttaataataaaggattgtatTTTTGTAGCCACGTCAGTGTCTTGCTCTTGGACCAAGTCCTTGAGCCTAACATTTGGCGCTgtgagcagggttccaacatttACGGAGGTTGTATTTGGAGGACTGAATAAGTGATCATTCGGGTGTCGGTGGCGTGAGACAGATGGGTCTGCAAGGTATGATTCGCctttggtctctctcactaacctacCACCCGTGTGAGTCCTCGTCCCTACGTGGCTGTGTATTGACAGAACCCCGAGACGACTCTCGATTCTGGACACTGATAAATCCTAATGctgggaggttagagtcccccaGTGCCTGGGGTTCGAGTCCTCGGGTAAATGTCGGGAATTCAGAGGTTAGTGTCCTCCCAGGAATCAGGAATTTGGAGGTTAAAatacctgggttcaagtccctggAACATAAGTAAAGGATAACTGCAGTGTCTctctcaaccaccctgccttagactggttgttaagaggggagaTCCCCCACGCggaggtcaggaccctgaagtgggtgtgcAGGACACTGGAATAGCATACAGAGATAATAAGAAGTAAAAGCGTTAAAATGGGACAGACATTGGATAAGTCGGGTGTCGGAACCCCTTTGCATCGGTTATGCCAGGATGACCCCGAAAATGAAGTACGGTTCAGACGCCTGTCAGCATGCCTAaacaaaaaattgggaaatgagaattggccaatAGGGGGAACGTGGGATGTAGATCTATGTATTAAAGCTGAGGAGGCAATGTGGCATGTAATGTGGGAAGCaaatggaaagggttaatgtcatccTGGAGAAAAAAGAGCTGCAGATTTGACTgagaaatcaaaactggccagttgggtggataatgcacgtaggagaGTGATTAGCGCCTGTGATAATGAGGGGAAACCTAAAACTTGGAGTTTTAAAGCTGCAGTGCGAGGATCGTGAAATGAATGAACAGGAAAAGGAA
This is a stretch of genomic DNA from Stegostoma tigrinum isolate sSteTig4 chromosome 38, sSteTig4.hap1, whole genome shotgun sequence. It encodes these proteins:
- the LOC125447202 gene encoding suppressor of cytokine signaling 1-like, which translates into the protein MVGGSTQLDALANARRPEPPRFQHCPPDQPTHFRPFRNREQEIVNRTLRFLDESGFYWGPLTVAQAHAMLTMEPVGTFLVRDSSRANHLFSLSVRAENGPVSMRILFEKEHFWFNGACFDCILKLLEYCVDSTQIKPFRFDCGVSVVFSKPLRKNPILNLKQLCRKNIIGHFGIESVRKLPLVPRLQEYMEEFPFKL